A DNA window from Pseudodesulfovibrio thermohalotolerans contains the following coding sequences:
- a CDS encoding T4 family baseplate hub assembly chaperone yields MYSFELPSGTELELREMTGTEEELLTNQRLIRSGEAINQVLRNCFVRLGEKTDPDLSEVMNLLSGDRLFALVRLRQISLGDEVELELSCPNSACRMTNFVTINLEDLKFTPYGEEREFVFKLPGSKKTVRFGYLDGHKEKRLASLREPNISSAMLIRILDIDGKAPSKKSLSEMSMRDRNALRQEMSRVDAGIDTSVETECDGCGTKIRTRLEAEPSFLFPGVRL; encoded by the coding sequence ATGTACAGCTTTGAACTGCCAAGCGGCACTGAACTCGAACTCCGGGAAATGACCGGGACCGAGGAAGAACTGCTCACCAACCAACGCCTGATCCGTTCCGGAGAGGCGATCAACCAGGTGCTCCGCAACTGTTTCGTCCGGCTGGGCGAGAAGACCGATCCCGATCTTTCCGAGGTGATGAACCTGCTCTCGGGTGACCGGCTGTTCGCTCTGGTCCGCCTGCGCCAGATTTCCCTGGGGGACGAGGTGGAGCTGGAGCTGAGCTGCCCGAACAGCGCCTGCCGCATGACCAACTTTGTGACCATCAATCTCGAGGATCTCAAGTTCACCCCCTACGGCGAGGAGCGGGAGTTCGTCTTCAAGCTGCCCGGCTCGAAGAAAACCGTGCGCTTCGGATATCTCGACGGCCATAAGGAAAAACGCTTGGCCAGCCTGCGCGAGCCCAACATCTCCTCGGCCATGCTCATTCGCATCCTCGACATCGACGGCAAGGCCCCTTCCAAGAAGAGCCTGTCGGAAATGTCGATGCGCGACCGCAACGCGCTGCGGCAGGAGATGTCGCGGGTCGACGCGGGAATCGACACCTCGGTGGAGACCGAATGCGATGGCTGCGGAACCAAGATCCGCACCCGACTGGAGGCCGAACCGTCTTTTTTGTTCCCAGGAGTTCGCTTGTAA
- a CDS encoding phage virion morphogenesis protein, producing MGVRRTGDWDKARAKLTTGMGPRLATALRQATIRNALFLVREIQRGIRSQAPGGQAFVKLAESTIERKGSSKALIDTGFLINAITQKIMADKAFVGLLRGTVNKDGEDMVNIGAVMEYGATIKHPNGATIIIPARPFLHPVMEKYREQILQNYREAIRSAL from the coding sequence ATGGGCGTTAGGCGGACCGGTGACTGGGACAAGGCCCGCGCCAAGCTGACCACCGGCATGGGGCCGCGCCTGGCCACGGCCCTGCGTCAGGCCACGATCCGCAACGCCCTTTTTCTGGTGCGCGAGATCCAGCGGGGGATTCGCTCCCAGGCCCCGGGCGGACAGGCTTTCGTGAAACTCGCCGAAAGCACCATCGAGCGCAAAGGTTCCAGCAAGGCGCTCATCGACACCGGCTTTCTCATCAACGCCATCACCCAAAAAATCATGGCAGACAAGGCGTTCGTCGGACTGCTGCGCGGCACCGTCAACAAGGACGGTGAAGACATGGTGAACATCGGTGCCGTCATGGAGTACGGAGCCACCATCAAACATCCGAACGGCGCGACCATCATCATCCCCGCCAGACCTTTTCTACATCCGGTGATGGAGAAGTACCGCGAGCAGATCCTCCAGAACTATCGTGAGGCGATCCGCTCCGCGCTTTGA
- a CDS encoding helix-turn-helix domain-containing protein, whose product MEVAEIWLENRPGIRYFLLSCFITEFRKAVTDMEPQDKWLTIEELSGYLKMSRSKLYQMAQKGELPGSKIGTQWRFDRDRIDAWMNEKMSAPSKRKTGAQHA is encoded by the coding sequence ATGGAAGTTGCCGAGATTTGGCTTGAAAATCGGCCTGGTATTCGTTATTTTCTATTATCATGTTTTATTACAGAATTCAGAAAAGCGGTGACTGACATGGAACCACAAGACAAATGGCTGACCATCGAGGAGCTTTCCGGTTATCTGAAGATGAGCCGCAGCAAGCTCTACCAGATGGCCCAGAAAGGCGAGCTGCCCGGTTCCAAGATCGGAACCCAGTGGCGGTTCGACCGGGACCGGATCGATGCGTGGATGAACGAAAAAATGAGCGCACCAAGCAAACGAAAAACGGGGGCTCAACATGCCTGA
- a CDS encoding phage tail protein, translating to MPKSLYQNWQFAIEVNGFDVALFHKGQEPKTEFEEVAFAPAGSMFDQKVAGRVKFEDITLEKGNLQDGSDEAAREWIKKQVDVNAVTGGLPADYMRDIDVVRYDRTGNETRRWTLHGAWVKALEYDELEGGNTENTIEKLTICFQYWT from the coding sequence ATGCCCAAGAGCCTTTACCAGAACTGGCAGTTCGCCATCGAGGTAAACGGCTTCGACGTGGCCCTGTTCCATAAGGGACAGGAGCCCAAAACCGAATTCGAGGAAGTGGCCTTTGCCCCGGCCGGTTCGATGTTCGACCAGAAGGTGGCGGGGCGGGTCAAATTCGAGGACATCACCCTCGAGAAAGGCAACCTGCAGGACGGCTCCGACGAGGCGGCCCGCGAATGGATCAAGAAACAGGTGGACGTGAACGCCGTCACCGGCGGTCTTCCGGCCGACTACATGCGCGACATCGATGTTGTCCGCTACGACCGCACCGGTAACGAGACCCGCCGCTGGACCCTGCACGGGGCCTGGGTGAAGGCGCTCGAATACGACGAGCTCGAGGGCGGCAACACCGAGAACACCATCGAGAAGCTCACCATCTGCTTCCAATACTGGACCTAA
- a CDS encoding DNA adenine methylase, which yields MELFATDLERLAFLLEADAALTLDPDALGTEAAEQSAPEELPPEKRPKYITNYIGSKQKLVDWIWKHTPEGVGTVLDAFSGSAVVAYMYKTKGLQVIANDRLRYCHHAAKAIIENNSVRLSEDEIEALLADNAKAGSFVQDNFKGIFFAKGVHALIDTIRANCDKLSGFKKDIALFGLGKTCMSGKGGFGHFSSSTDYGRRQDTPDEFKDRLRKNLQRINALVFDNDKENKAHRQDINDLLPKAKADLAYFDPPYATEFSTTNYERAYHFVEGLMTYWEGLEIKADTKVKYYETDHKTVTKANASEFFQTFLGNAKHIPHWLISYRDHAYPNEQEMKRIIGSFGKQSRMKSKDHHYAITSKHGEASNAKERLFVCAPGAKASAEREEKPVPMAAAANFHTSIPVDIRLGDGERLATEAMDVGSAGDPQFSFVLCRTGTNKNGDHFTAEELSGRHMTAVNKKVDLQHSQEFNDIVGGIVAADYLEDDNGGRVECVGELYVHDTPAARLAYKLMKRGIISQVSMECDYQEGECSVCHKRFQNKADYCTHLRKFKGRDVGGQPVFEILHGVTFTGLGLLDRKGADENARILQVASLQSQPDQSQPEGDSTMEDKTKPTEDPAAKTESDAAKKKPAQQEGDPARVTDLEKENRQLKAQVAELQKRVQELEAEQKAAACRSRAKKLLTRLEKQGLSFASDEDREAELKRLAELSDEAFAATEAAYERLPKSAKADKDKEEKPADSDQGGKPAAKASTETPLRSDAGVRPHDVDDRKVSLEDRLRDGFMAAYRNRVGEDTPEHSEINA from the coding sequence ATGGAACTGTTCGCCACAGACCTGGAAAGGCTGGCGTTTCTACTGGAGGCCGATGCGGCGCTGACTCTCGATCCCGATGCGCTCGGGACCGAGGCCGCCGAACAGTCCGCTCCTGAAGAGCTCCCTCCCGAGAAGCGCCCCAAGTACATCACCAACTACATCGGCAGTAAGCAGAAGCTCGTCGACTGGATCTGGAAGCATACCCCGGAAGGCGTTGGCACCGTGCTCGACGCCTTTTCGGGGTCTGCGGTCGTGGCCTACATGTACAAGACCAAGGGCCTCCAGGTCATCGCCAACGACCGGCTCCGCTACTGCCACCACGCCGCCAAGGCGATCATCGAGAACAACTCGGTTCGCCTGAGCGAGGACGAGATCGAGGCGCTCCTGGCCGACAACGCCAAGGCGGGCAGCTTCGTTCAGGACAACTTCAAGGGCATTTTCTTCGCCAAGGGCGTCCATGCGCTGATCGACACCATCCGCGCCAACTGCGACAAGCTCTCCGGCTTCAAGAAAGACATCGCCCTGTTCGGCCTCGGCAAGACCTGCATGAGCGGCAAGGGCGGCTTCGGCCACTTCTCGTCGTCCACCGACTATGGCCGCCGCCAGGACACCCCAGACGAATTCAAGGATCGTCTGCGCAAGAACCTGCAGCGCATCAACGCCCTGGTCTTCGACAACGACAAGGAGAACAAGGCCCACCGGCAGGACATCAACGACCTGCTGCCGAAAGCCAAGGCGGATCTGGCCTACTTCGATCCGCCCTACGCCACCGAGTTTTCGACTACCAACTACGAGCGGGCCTACCACTTCGTGGAAGGGCTCATGACCTATTGGGAAGGGCTCGAAATCAAGGCCGACACCAAGGTCAAGTATTACGAGACCGACCACAAGACCGTCACCAAGGCCAACGCCAGCGAGTTCTTCCAGACCTTTCTCGGCAATGCCAAGCACATTCCGCACTGGCTGATTTCCTACCGCGATCACGCCTATCCCAACGAGCAGGAGATGAAGCGGATCATCGGCTCCTTCGGCAAACAGAGCCGGATGAAGTCCAAGGATCACCACTACGCCATCACCTCCAAGCACGGCGAGGCTTCCAACGCCAAAGAACGTCTGTTCGTCTGCGCTCCCGGGGCCAAGGCCAGCGCCGAACGGGAGGAGAAACCCGTTCCGATGGCCGCCGCCGCGAACTTCCACACCAGCATCCCCGTGGACATCCGGCTGGGCGATGGTGAACGCCTCGCGACCGAGGCCATGGATGTCGGTTCGGCGGGCGACCCCCAGTTCAGCTTCGTGCTCTGCCGAACCGGGACCAACAAGAACGGCGACCACTTCACCGCCGAGGAGTTGTCCGGTCGGCACATGACGGCCGTGAACAAGAAGGTCGATCTGCAGCATTCGCAGGAGTTCAACGACATCGTGGGTGGCATCGTCGCCGCCGACTACCTGGAGGACGACAACGGCGGCCGCGTGGAATGCGTCGGCGAGCTGTATGTCCACGACACCCCGGCCGCCCGGCTGGCCTACAAGCTGATGAAGCGCGGGATCATCTCCCAGGTCTCCATGGAGTGCGACTACCAGGAAGGCGAATGCTCGGTCTGCCACAAGCGCTTCCAGAACAAGGCCGACTACTGCACCCACCTGCGCAAATTCAAGGGCCGTGATGTGGGCGGCCAACCCGTTTTCGAGATTCTGCACGGCGTCACTTTCACCGGACTGGGACTGCTCGACCGCAAAGGCGCGGACGAGAACGCCAGGATTCTGCAGGTGGCGTCCCTTCAGAGCCAGCCCGACCAATCCCAACCCGAAGGAGATTCCACGATGGAAGACAAAACCAAACCTACCGAAGACCCGGCCGCCAAGACTGAATCTGACGCGGCCAAGAAGAAACCGGCCCAGCAGGAAGGCGATCCTGCCCGCGTTACCGACCTGGAAAAGGAAAACCGGCAGCTCAAGGCCCAGGTGGCCGAGCTGCAGAAACGCGTCCAGGAACTGGAAGCCGAACAAAAGGCGGCCGCCTGCCGCTCCCGGGCCAAGAAGCTGCTCACCCGGCTTGAGAAGCAGGGACTCTCCTTCGCTTCCGATGAGGACCGGGAAGCCGAACTGAAACGCCTGGCCGAACTGTCCGACGAAGCATTCGCCGCCACCGAGGCCGCTTACGAACGCCTGCCCAAGTCGGCAAAAGCGGACAAGGACAAGGAAGAGAAACCCGCCGACAGCGACCAGGGCGGCAAGCCCGCCGCCAAGGCATCGACGGAAACCCCGCTGCGCAGCGACGCCGGTGTCCGGCCCCACGATGTGGACGACCGCAAGGTGTCGCTCGAGGACCGCCTGCGCGACGGGTTCATGGCCGCTTACCGCAACCGTGTCGGCGAGGACACTCCCGAACACTCGGAAATCAACGCTTAA
- a CDS encoding phage tail sheath C-terminal domain-containing protein codes for MPTYLSPGIYTRETDFSFYVKQISTSSAAMVGVAEKGPINKPVLVTSWEQFINRFGSYINESYLAYAARAFFDNGGSVLYVTRIAHLTDSTDRDTLTALKSSIVLQNREATPADALRIEAVNEGVWGDRLSISIEDGSLDPANHFNLVVRHKGDVVEVFKDLSMDETLPNHVELAINDRSDFILVQDLAAATGTPGDRPALGVFTLNGGDNGLTDLADADFIGDPSQRTGLYGFDEIDALNLLMVPGVTTVPVINAGIAYAEGRKDLLFIADTPMHLEPLEAVDFRKGQGMYSHAAFNSSYAALYYPWLEISDPVNSRKKLVPPCGAVAGCIARSDQKTNVWNAPAGIDRGRIFNTLSLAYKTSRGERDVLYPEGVNVIAVFPDTGINIWGQKTLQSQPSAVDRINVRRLMMFMEEAISESSRFVVFEPNHPQTWRALGRLINPFLQDIKDKGGLYDFAFQCDEETNTPAVIDRNEMVARVFVKPTKTAEFIELNFILTATSADFKEII; via the coding sequence ATGCCGACCTATCTATCGCCCGGGATTTACACCCGGGAAACGGACTTCAGTTTCTATGTGAAGCAGATCTCGACCTCGTCGGCTGCCATGGTCGGAGTGGCCGAGAAAGGCCCGATCAACAAGCCCGTGCTGGTGACGAGCTGGGAACAGTTTATCAACCGTTTCGGCTCCTATATCAACGAAAGCTATCTGGCCTACGCCGCACGGGCGTTTTTCGACAACGGCGGGTCGGTCCTCTACGTCACCCGCATCGCCCATCTCACCGACTCCACCGACCGGGACACCCTGACGGCGCTCAAATCTTCCATCGTGCTGCAGAACCGGGAGGCGACGCCCGCCGACGCCCTGCGGATCGAGGCCGTGAACGAAGGCGTCTGGGGCGACCGACTCTCCATCTCCATCGAGGACGGTTCTCTCGATCCGGCCAACCATTTCAACCTGGTGGTCCGGCACAAAGGCGATGTGGTCGAGGTGTTCAAGGATCTGAGCATGGACGAGACGCTGCCCAACCATGTGGAGCTGGCGATCAACGACCGCTCGGATTTCATCCTGGTCCAGGATCTGGCCGCAGCAACGGGAACACCCGGCGACCGTCCGGCATTGGGCGTGTTCACGCTCAATGGCGGCGACAACGGGCTGACCGATCTGGCCGATGCGGATTTCATCGGCGATCCCTCGCAGCGTACCGGCCTCTATGGCTTTGACGAGATCGACGCATTGAATCTGCTGATGGTCCCCGGCGTCACCACGGTGCCGGTGATCAACGCCGGAATCGCCTATGCCGAGGGGCGCAAGGATCTGCTGTTCATCGCCGACACGCCCATGCACCTGGAGCCGCTCGAAGCGGTCGACTTCCGCAAGGGACAAGGGATGTACAGCCACGCGGCATTCAACTCCTCCTACGCGGCGCTCTACTACCCCTGGCTGGAGATCAGCGATCCGGTCAACTCGCGCAAGAAGCTGGTGCCGCCCTGCGGCGCGGTGGCGGGCTGCATCGCCCGCAGCGACCAGAAGACCAACGTCTGGAACGCGCCCGCCGGTATCGACCGTGGCCGCATCTTCAACACGCTCTCCCTGGCCTACAAGACCAGCCGTGGCGAGCGCGATGTGCTCTATCCGGAAGGGGTCAACGTCATCGCCGTGTTCCCCGACACCGGCATCAACATCTGGGGCCAGAAGACGCTGCAAAGCCAGCCCTCGGCCGTGGACCGCATCAACGTCCGCCGCCTGATGATGTTCATGGAGGAAGCCATCTCGGAATCCTCCCGCTTCGTGGTGTTCGAGCCGAACCATCCCCAGACCTGGCGTGCCCTCGGCCGCCTGATCAATCCCTTCCTGCAGGACATCAAGGACAAGGGTGGCCTGTACGACTTCGCCTTCCAGTGCGACGAGGAGACCAATACCCCGGCGGTCATCGACCGCAACGAAATGGTGGCCCGCGTGTTCGTCAAGCCGACCAAGACGGCGGAGTTCATCGAGCTGAACTTCATCCTGACCGCTACCTCTGCGGACTTCAAAGAAATCATCTAA
- a CDS encoding HK97-fold major capsid protein — protein MKTNQLKIHSQEYMETMARLMSEALESPEGMRALAAAIAAPIEQEIKRKEISSLLLTKHTLPKGERPVYQKKPTVKAHWISKDGDAQEQEVGKDEVEFPTNRIHSNPMVDVSVLKNGNIGTLMDIQTSAADAIRKEMDRRTISVLSSAIPATNTIEVTGDLLTEDALNEAISIIEDLELSVKYIVLRGRRFNDMRGWNLDPQTKLELRQKGVIKNYGTGGILLTASMPLDEIIIVPDEEVGKMPVRENLKTESIDQKTRFKTGWLVWSEIGQGITRPDIMAKVKLVP, from the coding sequence ATGAAAACCAATCAGTTGAAGATCCACTCCCAGGAGTACATGGAAACCATGGCGCGGCTCATGAGCGAGGCTCTCGAGTCGCCCGAAGGCATGCGGGCGCTTGCCGCCGCCATTGCCGCGCCCATCGAACAGGAGATCAAGCGCAAGGAGATTTCCTCGCTGCTGCTCACCAAGCACACGCTGCCCAAGGGCGAACGTCCGGTCTACCAGAAGAAACCGACCGTCAAGGCCCACTGGATCAGCAAGGACGGCGACGCCCAGGAGCAGGAGGTGGGCAAGGACGAGGTCGAGTTCCCCACCAACCGCATCCACTCCAATCCGATGGTGGACGTTTCCGTCCTCAAGAACGGCAACATCGGCACGCTGATGGACATCCAGACCAGCGCCGCCGACGCTATTCGCAAGGAGATGGACCGCCGCACCATCTCGGTGCTCTCCTCGGCCATCCCGGCGACCAACACCATCGAGGTCACTGGCGACCTGCTCACCGAGGATGCACTGAACGAGGCCATCTCGATCATCGAGGACCTGGAGCTGTCGGTGAAGTACATCGTCCTGCGCGGCCGCCGGTTCAACGACATGCGCGGCTGGAACCTCGATCCCCAGACCAAGCTCGAGCTGCGCCAGAAGGGTGTCATCAAGAACTACGGCACCGGCGGCATTCTGCTGACCGCCTCCATGCCGCTGGACGAGATCATCATCGTCCCGGATGAAGAGGTCGGAAAGATGCCGGTGCGCGAAAACCTGAAGACGGAGTCCATCGATCAGAAGACCCGCTTCAAGACCGGCTGGCTGGTGTGGTCCGAAATCGGCCAGGGCATTACCCGCCCCGACATCATGGCCAAGGTCAAACTGGTTCCGTAA